A window from Flavobacterium sp. 83 encodes these proteins:
- the nusG gene encoding transcription termination/antitermination protein NusG — MADNNIKKWYVVRAVSGQENKVKAYIETEIARLGMGDYVSQVLVPTEKVVTVKEGKKIIKDKVYFPGYVMIEANLIGEIPHIIKSITSVIGFLGEIKGGEPVPLRMSEVNRMLGKVDELAVNTDTRSIPFNIGETIKVVDGPFNGFNGTVEKINEEKRKLEVMVKIFGRKTPLELSFMQVEKV, encoded by the coding sequence ATGGCAGATAATAATATTAAGAAGTGGTATGTCGTTAGGGCGGTAAGCGGGCAAGAAAATAAAGTGAAAGCTTATATAGAAACCGAGATTGCTAGACTAGGAATGGGTGATTATGTTTCCCAAGTTTTGGTGCCTACTGAAAAAGTAGTTACAGTAAAAGAAGGGAAGAAGATAATTAAAGATAAAGTTTATTTTCCTGGTTATGTTATGATTGAAGCAAATCTTATTGGTGAGATACCTCATATTATTAAGTCTATAACAAGTGTTATTGGTTTTTTAGGTGAAATCAAAGGTGGTGAGCCTGTTCCCTTGAGAATGTCTGAAGTTAATAGAATGTTAGGGAAGGTAGATGAGTTAGCTGTGAATACAGATACTCGTTCTATTCCTTTTAATATTGGAGAGACTATTAAAGTTGTTGATGGTCCATTTAATGGTTTTAATGGAACAGTTGAGAAAATCAATGAAGAAAAGCGTAAACTAGAAGTAATGGTTAAGATTTTCGGAAGAAAAACACCATTAGAGTTGAGTTTTATGCAAGTTGAAAAAGTATAA
- the rplK gene encoding 50S ribosomal protein L11 — MAKEISKVVKLQVKGGAANPSPPVGPALGAAGVNIMEFCKQFNARTQDKPGKICPVQITVYKDKSFDFVVKTPPAAVQLLEAAKLKSGSGEPNRKKVASVTWDVIKAIAEDKMVDLNAFTIESAMSMIAGTARSMGITVSGDSPF; from the coding sequence ATGGCTAAAGAAATTAGTAAGGTAGTTAAACTACAAGTTAAGGGAGGTGCTGCGAACCCGTCGCCACCGGTTGGACCTGCTTTAGGAGCTGCTGGGGTAAACATCATGGAATTCTGTAAGCAATTTAATGCTAGAACTCAAGATAAGCCCGGCAAAATATGCCCAGTACAAATTACTGTGTATAAAGACAAATCATTTGATTTTGTTGTAAAAACTCCTCCTGCTGCTGTCCAGTTATTGGAAGCTGCAAAGCTAAAGTCCGGATCAGGTGAACCAAATCGTAAAAAAGTAGCTAGCGTTACTTGGGATGTTATCAAAGCAATAGCTGAAGATAAAATGGTAGATTTAAATGCATTCACAATCGAATCTGCTATGAGCATGATCGCTGGAACAGCTAGATCTATGGGTATAACTGTATCAGGAGATTCTCCTTTTTAA
- the rplA gene encoding 50S ribosomal protein L1: MAKLTKKQKEAASKIEKNKLYSLKDAAALIKVVASAKFDESVDIAVRLGVDPRKANQMVRGVVTLPHGTGKDVKVLALVTPDKEAEALAAGADYVGLDDYLQKIKDGWTDVDVIITMPSVMGKLGPLGRILGPRGLMPNPKTGTVTMDVAKAVQEVKAGKIDFKVDKTGIVHAGIGKISFGSEQIVENAHEIIQTLIKLKPTAAKGTYIKSIYLTSTMSPAIALDPKAV, translated from the coding sequence ATGGCAAAATTGACAAAAAAGCAAAAAGAGGCTGCTTCAAAAATTGAAAAGAACAAACTATATTCTCTTAAAGATGCTGCGGCGTTAATAAAAGTAGTTGCTTCTGCAAAATTTGATGAGTCTGTTGATATCGCAGTTCGTTTGGGCGTAGATCCAAGAAAAGCGAATCAAATGGTTAGAGGTGTGGTAACATTACCTCATGGAACTGGTAAAGATGTTAAAGTACTAGCATTAGTTACTCCAGATAAAGAAGCGGAAGCTTTAGCAGCTGGCGCAGACTATGTAGGTCTTGATGATTATTTACAAAAAATTAAAGACGGATGGACAGATGTTGATGTAATTATCACTATGCCTTCTGTTATGGGTAAATTAGGTCCATTAGGTCGTATTTTAGGACCTAGAGGTTTAATGCCAAACCCTAAAACAGGTACTGTAACTATGGATGTTGCTAAAGCTGTTCAAGAGGTTAAAGCTGGTAAAATTGACTTTAAAGTTGATAAAACTGGTATTGTGCATGCAGGAATTGGTAAAATTTCTTTTGGAAGCGAACAAATCGTTGAAAATGCACACGAAATTATTCAAACATTAATCAAACTTAAACCAACTGCTGCTAAAGGAACTTACATCAAAAGTATTTACCTAACTAGCACTATGAGTCCTGCAATTGCTTTGGACCCTAAAGCAGTATAA
- the rplJ gene encoding 50S ribosomal protein L10 gives MTREEKSIAIEVLTAQLAGTNIVYVSDISGMNAETTSNLRRACFKAGIKLEVVKNTLLAKAMEASDNDYGDLPSVLTGNSAIFISEIANAPGKIIKDFRKKSAKPILKGAYINSEIYIGDDQLDALATIKSKEELIGELIGLLQSPAQRVISALQNQFANSEEATEEVEV, from the coding sequence ATGACTAGAGAAGAAAAATCAATCGCGATTGAAGTTTTAACTGCACAGTTAGCTGGTACAAACATTGTTTATGTATCTGATATTTCTGGAATGAATGCAGAAACAACTTCAAACTTGAGAAGAGCTTGCTTTAAAGCAGGTATAAAATTAGAAGTAGTTAAAAATACTTTGCTTGCAAAAGCAATGGAAGCTTCAGATAATGATTATGGTGATTTACCTTCAGTTTTGACTGGTAATAGTGCTATATTTATTTCTGAGATAGCAAATGCTCCTGGTAAAATTATCAAAGATTTTAGAAAAAAATCGGCTAAACCTATTTTAAAGGGAGCTTATATAAATTCTGAAATTTATATTGGTGATGATCAATTAGATGCGTTGGCAACTATTAAATCAAAAGAAGAGCTTATCGGTGAACTTATTGGTTTATTGCAGTCACCAGCACAAAGAGTTATTTCTGCTCTTCAAAACCAATTCGCTAATAGCGAAGAGGCTACAGAAGAAGTGGAAGTATAA
- the rplL gene encoding 50S ribosomal protein L7/L12, producing MADLKQFAEQLVNLTVKEVNELATILKDEYGIEPAAAAVVVSGGGEAAAEEVQTEFTVVLKEAGASKLAVVKLVKELTGLGLKEAKDVVDSAPSNVKEGVSKEEAEGLKKSLEEAGAVVELK from the coding sequence ATGGCAGATTTGAAACAATTCGCAGAACAATTAGTTAACCTAACAGTAAAAGAAGTTAACGAATTAGCAACAATATTAAAAGATGAGTACGGAATCGAACCAGCTGCTGCAGCTGTTGTAGTTTCAGGTGGTGGTGAAGCTGCTGCTGAGGAAGTTCAAACTGAATTTACAGTTGTATTGAAAGAAGCTGGTGCTTCTAAATTAGCAGTTGTGAAATTAGTAAAAGAACTTACAGGTTTAGGTTTGAAAGAAGCTAAAGATGTAGTTGATAGCGCACCAAGTAATGTAAAAGAAGGTGTTTCTAAAGAAGAGGCTGAAGGGCTTAAAAAATCTTTAGAAGAAGCTGGAGCTGTTGTTGAGCTTAAATAG